A genomic stretch from Corynebacterium kutscheri includes:
- a CDS encoding MFS transporter — MVVAAFVIALGYGIVAPVIPQFATSFGVGVAVAGLVISVFAGTRFIFAPVAGVLIDSLGARKMYLLGLITVAISTGLCGFAQEYWQLVALRGLAGFGSTTFTVSAMGLIVRLSPPEIRGHTSSVYATGFVFGNILGPLLGAVLSVLGLRWPFFIYAMMVALAALLVWWRMPRTIGVRLDKNTELPVMSFNYALKSRAYRAALLSNFINGWVNFGVRIATVPLFVAAVFTHGSAVVGFAMTAFAAGNALALLFSGDAADRYGRKPLAVSGLFMCGIFTALVGFTSQIIPLLVISGLAGFGTGLYNPAVQAVVADVIGNKRSGGKVLANYQMVSDLGTIVGPIFIGVVAQTLGFDKAFVMCGGLFLLAALLWLFAEETLLRLMQQHML; from the coding sequence ATGGTGGTAGCGGCATTTGTTATTGCGTTAGGGTATGGCATTGTTGCGCCAGTTATTCCTCAATTTGCTACCAGTTTCGGCGTGGGGGTTGCTGTAGCGGGATTAGTTATTTCCGTATTTGCTGGTACACGATTTATTTTTGCGCCGGTAGCTGGTGTGCTTATTGACTCTCTTGGCGCACGAAAAATGTATCTTTTGGGGCTTATTACTGTTGCTATTTCTACTGGTTTATGCGGTTTTGCTCAAGAATATTGGCAGTTAGTAGCTTTACGCGGGCTAGCAGGTTTTGGGTCAACAACTTTTACGGTCTCAGCAATGGGGCTTATTGTGCGTCTATCTCCACCGGAGATACGAGGACATACTTCTAGTGTGTATGCGACCGGTTTTGTTTTTGGCAATATTTTGGGTCCACTTTTAGGGGCAGTACTTTCAGTTTTGGGATTACGCTGGCCATTTTTTATTTACGCAATGATGGTTGCCTTAGCTGCCCTTTTAGTGTGGTGGCGAATGCCGCGCACTATTGGTGTTCGGCTTGATAAGAATACTGAACTACCTGTCATGAGTTTTAATTATGCGTTAAAAAGTCGTGCTTATAGGGCGGCCTTGCTATCTAATTTTATTAATGGCTGGGTAAATTTCGGTGTTCGTATTGCTACCGTGCCACTTTTTGTAGCGGCTGTTTTTACTCATGGTTCAGCAGTGGTGGGCTTTGCGATGACCGCTTTTGCTGCTGGTAATGCATTAGCATTACTTTTTTCTGGCGATGCGGCAGATAGATATGGTCGTAAGCCTTTGGCTGTTAGTGGTTTGTTTATGTGCGGTATTTTTACTGCTCTAGTGGGTTTTACTAGTCAAATTATTCCTTTATTAGTTATTTCTGGCTTGGCTGGGTTTGGTACTGGTTTGTATAACCCAGCTGTACAAGCGGTGGTGGCAGATGTTATTGGTAACAAACGTAGTGGCGGTAAGGTGCTAGCTAATTATCAAATGGTTTCTGATCTAGGTACTATCGTGGGACCAATTTTTATTGGAGTAGTGGCACAGACGCTAGGCTTTGATAAAGCTTTTGTTATGTGTGGTGGCCTGTTTTTACTTGCTGCACTACTGTGGTTGTTCGCTGAGGAAACCCTACTTCGGCTGATGCAGCAACATATGCTTTAG
- a CDS encoding DEAD/DEAH box helicase, translating into MSITDNATGGENEPDVKILSESQENSQVDYDSLHADVVSDVDDSRVANTSEDTDSVKSTDNVDSESETVSVSDIASDSVSDSANEAETVETQSGADNVPTGPTFEDLNLPEQILKAVRKVGFETPSPIQAQTIPVLMEGHDVLGLAQTGTGKTAAFALPILSRIDRKVRHPQALILAPTRELALQVADSFQSFADYLGDIHILPIYGGQAYGIQLSGLRRGAQIIVGTPGRVIDHLQKGSLDISELRFLVLDEADEMLNMGFQEDVERILEDTPEDKQVALFSATMPNGIRRLSKNYMNDPREIQVKSETRTNTNITQRYLNVAHRNKLDALTRILEVTEFEAMIMFVRTKHETEELAEKLRARGFSAAAINGDIVQAQRERTVDQLKDGRLDILVATDVAARGLDVDRITHVFNYDIPSDTESYVHRIGRTGRAGRSGEAILFVTPRERRMLRSIERATNATLVEMELPTVDEVNDSRKAKFADSITESLENKQVEIFRALVKNYSEEHDVPLEDIAAALATQARAGDEFLMKEPPADRRRDRDRRRDRFDDYDRGGRRDRFDDDRRGDRGSRFERPNKDMVVYRLAVGKRQHVRPGSIVGALANEGGLNNKDFGRISIAVDHTLVELPRDMKPSVLDNLSDTRISGQLINIERDDNAQIPAGGGRGGRRDRFDDDRRGGRYRDRDDRGGRRGGWNNDRDDRGGRRYNDDRRGGRYRDRDDRGGRRGGWRD; encoded by the coding sequence ATGAGCATTACCGATAACGCCACCGGCGGCGAGAATGAGCCGGACGTAAAGATTTTGTCGGAATCTCAGGAAAATTCGCAGGTAGACTATGACTCACTTCATGCTGATGTCGTGAGTGACGTAGACGACTCCAGGGTTGCGAACACTTCTGAGGACACCGACTCCGTAAAGAGTACGGACAATGTAGACAGTGAGAGTGAAACCGTGAGTGTTTCGGATATAGCGAGTGACTCAGTAAGTGACTCCGCAAATGAGGCGGAGACCGTGGAGACTCAGAGCGGTGCAGATAATGTGCCAACCGGACCAACTTTTGAAGACCTAAATCTGCCTGAGCAGATTTTGAAAGCTGTGCGTAAGGTGGGCTTTGAAACCCCATCGCCAATTCAGGCACAGACAATTCCCGTTCTTATGGAAGGACACGATGTACTCGGTCTTGCCCAGACCGGTACTGGTAAGACTGCCGCCTTCGCGCTGCCGATTCTTTCGCGCATTGATCGCAAGGTGCGTCATCCACAAGCGCTTATTCTAGCGCCAACCCGCGAATTGGCTTTGCAGGTTGCCGATAGTTTCCAGTCTTTTGCAGATTACTTAGGTGATATTCATATCCTGCCGATTTATGGTGGTCAGGCGTATGGTATTCAGCTTTCTGGTTTGCGTCGTGGTGCCCAAATTATTGTTGGCACCCCAGGTCGGGTTATTGACCACTTGCAAAAGGGTTCCTTGGATATTTCTGAGCTACGCTTTTTGGTCCTCGATGAAGCCGATGAAATGTTGAACATGGGCTTCCAAGAAGATGTGGAACGCATCTTGGAGGATACTCCAGAGGATAAGCAGGTAGCGTTGTTCTCAGCGACGATGCCTAATGGTATTCGTCGTTTATCAAAGAATTATATGAACGACCCGCGTGAAATTCAGGTGAAGTCTGAAACTCGCACTAATACCAATATTACGCAGCGCTATTTAAATGTTGCTCACCGCAACAAGCTCGATGCATTGACTCGAATCCTTGAAGTCACCGAGTTTGAAGCAATGATCATGTTTGTGCGCACTAAGCATGAAACTGAAGAACTCGCTGAGAAATTGCGTGCACGTGGTTTTTCTGCAGCTGCAATTAACGGTGATATTGTTCAGGCGCAGCGTGAGCGCACCGTCGATCAGCTTAAAGATGGTCGACTCGATATTTTGGTTGCTACCGACGTGGCAGCTCGTGGTCTTGATGTTGATCGCATTACACATGTATTTAACTACGACATTCCAAGCGATACGGAGTCTTATGTGCACCGTATTGGTCGTACCGGTCGTGCTGGTCGTTCGGGCGAGGCAATTTTGTTTGTCACCCCACGTGAGCGTCGCATGTTGCGTTCCATTGAGCGAGCAACCAATGCCACACTGGTGGAAATGGAACTTCCTACTGTTGATGAGGTTAATGATTCGCGCAAGGCTAAATTTGCTGATTCCATTACCGAATCTTTGGAAAATAAGCAGGTAGAGATCTTCCGTGCTTTAGTAAAGAATTATTCTGAAGAACACGATGTTCCACTAGAAGATATTGCTGCTGCGCTAGCTACCCAGGCACGTGCCGGTGATGAGTTCCTTATGAAGGAACCACCTGCTGATCGCCGCCGTGATCGTGACCGTCGTCGGGATCGCTTTGATGATTATGATCGCGGGGGTCGTCGAGATCGTTTCGACGATGATCGTCGTGGTGATCGAGGTTCACGTTTCGAGCGTCCGAACAAGGACATGGTTGTGTACCGCTTAGCGGTGGGCAAACGTCAGCATGTTCGCCCAGGATCTATCGTGGGTGCGCTAGCTAATGAGGGCGGTTTGAACAATAAGGACTTTGGTCGTATTTCTATTGCGGTAGATCACACCCTGGTGGAGCTACCACGCGATATGAAGCCAAGCGTATTGGATAACCTGAGCGATACTCGCATTTCTGGTCAGCTTATTAATATTGAGCGCGATGATAACGCTCAGATTCCAGCTGGCGGTGGACGTGGGGGCCGTCGAGATCGTTTCGACGATGATCGTCGTGGCGGACGCTACCGGGATCGTGATGACCGTGGCGGACGACGTGGCGGCTGGAATAACGATCGCGATGACCGTGGCGGACGACGCTATAATGATGATCGTCGTGGCGGACGCTACCGGGATCGTGATGATCGCGGTGGACGACGCGGTGGCTGGCGCGACTAA
- a CDS encoding shikimate 5-dehydrogenase, producing MVNYVDRETVLCISLAARPSNHGVRFHNWLYDQLNLNYLYKAIAPTDITAAIVGMRGLDIRGAGVSMPYKQDVIPLIDELDDSAARIGAVNTIVNTDGVLKGYNTDYVAVASLLNSYHIDPSLTVAVRGSGGMANAVVAALADHGLTGYVVARNNVTGEELAQRYGWQYCTAVPEDAHMLVNVTPLGMNGTDQDAQAFSDEEIARASVIFDVVAFPVETPLIKAARAQGIPTITGGEVVALQAAEQFELYTGIRPSDELISAAEEYANS from the coding sequence ATGGTTAATTACGTCGACCGCGAAACAGTCTTGTGTATTTCACTTGCAGCGCGCCCATCTAATCATGGTGTGCGTTTTCATAATTGGCTTTATGATCAGCTCAATTTGAATTACCTCTACAAGGCTATCGCCCCAACCGATATTACTGCTGCCATTGTTGGTATGCGGGGGCTTGATATTCGCGGAGCCGGAGTATCTATGCCTTATAAGCAAGATGTCATCCCGCTTATCGACGAACTCGACGACAGTGCTGCTCGCATCGGCGCAGTAAACACCATCGTTAATACCGATGGTGTACTCAAAGGCTACAACACTGACTATGTGGCCGTAGCTAGCCTACTTAACAGCTACCACATCGATCCTTCCTTAACGGTTGCAGTGCGTGGTTCTGGAGGAATGGCTAATGCTGTCGTGGCAGCTCTTGCTGACCATGGTTTAACCGGCTACGTTGTAGCCCGAAATAATGTAACCGGAGAAGAACTAGCTCAGCGCTATGGTTGGCAGTACTGCACTGCTGTTCCCGAGGATGCACACATGCTTGTCAATGTCACTCCATTAGGAATGAATGGGACAGATCAAGATGCCCAGGCCTTTAGCGACGAAGAAATCGCTCGCGCTTCAGTGATTTTTGACGTGGTAGCTTTCCCGGTCGAAACGCCGTTAATTAAAGCTGCTCGTGCACAAGGTATTCCAACTATTACTGGCGGTGAGGTTGTTGCGCTTCAGGCCGCCGAACAATTTGAGCTTTACACCGGTATTCGTCCTAGCGACGAGCTTATTTCTGCAGCCGAGGAATACGCCAATAGCTAA
- a CDS encoding carboxylesterase/lipase family protein: MSAKKQVTSESAKLVQLKKQVKDNVLRTNRKSVLKKNSTTRKTKKQTKELDRRVKKLLKTSDKILVAGEEIVAYGENLTVADSRVNLAQKLKTELKNVRSHSVKKAHPGLVIKTTAGYVQGLFLDAPQPVRTWRGVPYGADTGGDNRFRAPQPVPPWQGVKVCDSYGSVALQPTYRPSDKLRGSEDCLNLDIVRPDTDETLPVVVYLHGGSFIYGSSHEQLLRGHFLAPAMNVVYVSVNFRLGALGFLDMRALGDDCVANPALMDQLLALRWVKENIAAFGGNPSNVTLMGESAGANNVLTLMCVPAAQGLFHKAIAQSPPIAAIHSRAQSVLWALELARRSGLARSATLADVRALDAEVLVKAGQTMMWRSREILLNLNVCYSPTVDNNILFDHPINVFTQGNQHKIPLLIGTNIDEASFSKGLYVRSAARSKAALRMLTAFDPVGAPTVFEAYNGAEIRKDFADFLSDAVFWAPSVQIATAHSSVADTWMYRFDFASMLLKMIGLGAMHATELTPVFGDLNGSRMAALNKLGGRAALYELTQHMQKEWAEFIHHSATSTDWPRYALASDTTPGRATRIFDREVHTIYDPRSAYRQAWQNYDVRMWGMGRPELLEELGVELVDEKETKALPAPDLKHS; encoded by the coding sequence ATGAGCGCAAAAAAGCAGGTGACATCTGAAAGCGCCAAATTGGTGCAGTTGAAAAAACAAGTAAAAGATAACGTGCTGCGCACTAATAGAAAGTCTGTGTTAAAGAAAAATTCCACGACAAGGAAAACGAAAAAACAAACTAAAGAACTTGATCGACGGGTAAAAAAGTTACTCAAAACCAGCGATAAAATTTTGGTTGCTGGCGAAGAAATAGTAGCTTATGGCGAAAATTTGACTGTTGCAGACAGTAGGGTAAACCTGGCGCAGAAACTTAAAACCGAACTTAAAAATGTGCGGTCGCACTCTGTGAAAAAAGCACATCCTGGGCTAGTAATAAAAACTACTGCAGGTTATGTGCAAGGACTATTTCTTGATGCGCCACAGCCAGTTCGTACGTGGCGCGGTGTGCCCTATGGTGCAGATACTGGCGGAGATAATCGTTTCCGGGCACCGCAACCCGTACCACCATGGCAAGGGGTAAAAGTATGCGATAGTTATGGCAGTGTGGCTTTACAACCTACTTATCGCCCTAGCGATAAACTTCGTGGCAGCGAAGATTGCCTCAACCTTGATATCGTGCGTCCAGACACGGATGAAACCTTACCGGTAGTGGTGTATTTGCACGGTGGTTCCTTTATTTATGGTTCCTCACATGAACAGCTGTTGCGCGGACATTTTCTAGCACCCGCAATGAATGTGGTGTATGTGTCAGTGAACTTCCGCTTAGGTGCACTGGGATTTCTTGATATGCGCGCTCTCGGAGATGATTGCGTTGCTAATCCAGCCTTAATGGATCAACTACTCGCTTTACGCTGGGTGAAAGAAAATATTGCTGCTTTTGGCGGTAATCCTTCCAATGTCACATTAATGGGGGAGTCAGCCGGAGCGAATAATGTGCTTACCCTTATGTGTGTACCAGCAGCACAAGGATTGTTCCATAAAGCTATTGCACAATCACCACCAATTGCTGCTATCCATTCCCGCGCGCAGTCAGTGTTGTGGGCGTTAGAACTTGCCCGCCGGTCAGGTTTAGCTCGGTCAGCAACACTTGCTGATGTTCGTGCCCTTGATGCTGAGGTGCTGGTGAAAGCCGGGCAAACAATGATGTGGCGTAGCCGGGAAATTTTATTAAATCTCAATGTGTGCTATTCGCCTACCGTCGATAACAATATTCTTTTCGACCACCCGATTAACGTATTTACCCAAGGAAACCAACATAAAATTCCGCTTTTGATTGGCACGAATATTGATGAAGCAAGTTTTAGCAAGGGGCTGTATGTACGTAGTGCGGCACGCTCAAAGGCGGCACTGCGTATGCTGACTGCTTTTGACCCGGTTGGTGCTCCGACGGTATTTGAGGCATATAACGGTGCAGAAATACGTAAAGATTTCGCAGATTTTCTTTCCGATGCTGTGTTTTGGGCACCGAGTGTGCAAATAGCGACGGCACATTCATCTGTTGCTGATACCTGGATGTATCGTTTTGATTTCGCCTCCATGTTATTGAAAATGATTGGTTTGGGTGCGATGCATGCAACCGAATTAACTCCGGTATTTGGCGATCTTAATGGATCACGGATGGCAGCATTAAATAAACTTGGTGGTAGGGCAGCGTTATATGAATTAACGCAGCATATGCAAAAAGAGTGGGCAGAGTTTATTCACCATAGTGCCACTAGTACTGATTGGCCACGCTATGCTTTGGCTAGCGATACTACTCCTGGGCGTGCCACGCGCATATTTGATCGGGAGGTACATACGATTTATGATCCGCGTTCAGCTTATCGGCAGGCGTGGCAAAATTATGATGTGCGCATGTGGGGGATGGGCAGACCAGAGTTATTGGAAGAACTAGGAGTCGAATTGGTCGACGAAAAAGAAACGAAAGCTTTACCAGCGCCGGATCTAAAGCATAGTTAA
- a CDS encoding (2Fe-2S)-binding protein, with translation MGELDTALLGLITQHPRFQPCVEVDQPLSFAELISPETLARADVECANIFHIEQAKHRLQLWFYTLLGDILNPSIYLMVNDNIVPLLDLEQGLFSRDPKGYWFGYRPHTTASLAQSGAVFGQNIAKLIDAICTYTDIRPAPLWAVVADGIVQPALAAGNYDFEQLRAIEIAQQLSQAVATGAGVRLPAARIEQISDGEMIAYQPEVEPDFVVSHRVSCCMIYHSPDIGKCTSCPHKPREDRIKDLIAASEMM, from the coding sequence ATGGGGGAACTAGATACGGCATTGCTGGGTTTAATTACCCAACACCCACGTTTTCAACCTTGTGTTGAAGTAGATCAACCGTTGAGTTTTGCAGAACTTATTAGCCCAGAAACCTTGGCGCGAGCTGATGTAGAGTGCGCAAATATTTTTCATATTGAGCAAGCTAAACATCGTTTGCAATTATGGTTTTATACCTTATTGGGTGATATTTTAAATCCCAGTATTTATCTCATGGTAAACGATAATATTGTGCCATTATTAGATCTTGAGCAGGGGCTTTTCTCGCGTGATCCAAAAGGTTACTGGTTTGGATATCGTCCTCACACCACAGCATCTCTTGCCCAATCTGGGGCTGTTTTTGGGCAGAACATAGCTAAGCTTATCGACGCGATATGTACGTATACAGATATTCGTCCCGCTCCATTATGGGCGGTGGTTGCTGATGGTATTGTGCAACCGGCGTTGGCTGCGGGCAATTACGATTTTGAACAGCTACGGGCAATAGAAATAGCACAGCAATTAAGTCAGGCAGTAGCAACTGGTGCCGGAGTGCGCTTGCCTGCGGCAAGAATTGAGCAGATCAGCGATGGTGAGATGATAGCTTATCAGCCGGAAGTGGAACCAGATTTTGTGGTTTCACATCGGGTGAGCTGTTGCATGATTTATCATTCTCCCGATATTGGAAAATGTACTTCTTGTCCGCATAAGCCTCGAGAGGACAGAATTAAAGATCTCATTGCTGCTAGTGAAATGATGTAG